The Pirellulales bacterium genome segment CAACCATCTGATCCTGTTTTACATGGATGATTCCACGGATCCGAACCCCTGGGAGCAGATCATCGAACTATTAAATAATGAATATTTTGGCAACTCGCCGCAACCGCGGCTATTTAGCCAACAGTATTTGGATTCTAGCGGTGAAAAAATCTTGGTCGCGGTGGACAACACCCGCACCATGTATGGGGATACCGTCAATTCCTACTTTGATCTATTCCTGGGTGACTCCGCCGAGGGGAACAATTATCGCCAAATTATCGTCAAGCTGGCGCTACCGGGAGATTACAATCTGGATGGGGTGGTTAACGCGGCGGATTACCAAATTGTAAATACTTACCGTGGAAGCCTCTTTACAAATGGGATTGGCGGCTGGATCTTTGGCGATGGCAACCTGGATGGCGTGGTCAATGAAGAAGATGCCGCCCTTGTCACCCAATTTTTGGACCGCGATATTCGGGAAAATGTCGTCCTGGGTGGCAGTCCCAATCCGCTGATTGGCGTGACTCCTATTCCGGAACCATCCTGGCTTATGGGAGCGTCGCTGGCGATGGTCGGCGGTTTGTGGATTTACGTAAAGAAGCGCCAAACCACACTGGTTAGCTAGTAGAAGCCGTTTTTACAGCGCTGCGGATC includes the following:
- a CDS encoding dockerin type I repeat-containing protein produces the protein MGKFKRIDSVVLAGWVLAGWLALENSRAWAVNPGGTPINGATGQQVVDAGTTQTHDGLRRNQVIVQPGDIEGGTFLIVNPAEGETQSAVIIDNRTINDGSGTPGLTIGEYGSMDITNNHLILFYMDDSTDPNPWEQIIELLNNEYFGNSPQPRLFSQQYLDSSGEKILVAVDNTRTMYGDTVNSYFDLFLGDSAEGNNYRQIIVKLALPGDYNLDGVVNAADYQIVNTYRGSLFTNGIGGWIFGDGNLDGVVNEEDAALVTQFLDRDIRENVVLGGSPNPLIGVTPIPEPSWLMGASLAMVGGLWIYVKKRQTTLVS